TATAATAGCAGATCCACAAAATTTCTCATCTCCCAAAATCATCTCATGTTTCTTATGTTCAAGTGGAGATGAATGCCATGAATTGTTTGATTGCTCATTCAAACTTGCTTTTGAAGATTGGGGAGCCAGATTACCTAATCCAATAGAACTTTCTGTAGCAACTGGTGTCGGTAATACATATGAGCTAAACTTTCGTGCTGATAACGGTTGAATTTTCTCATAAGGGTCAGATTTATTCTCAGAAAGAAGTGGAGCTGATTGGCTGCTGGTCCTTATTTCCCCTCTAAATGAAAAAGAATGGCGACGAGCTTTTTCTAGATTTTCCTGTAACATAAGGAAAAGTAAATTATCTCCCAACAGAGTAGATATTTGCTGCAAACACAAGTtggagggggggggggggggataaCCATATAAAATTTGAGACTATAAAGTTGCTTCAGTAGAAGCATAACAGATGTGTTCAGAAAAAGTCAATGGATATAAATCAGTTGACCAATAATATCAGATATTGAACTTGTATGGTTCATCGTAAATCCAGTGAAACAAGCTATGTACTAGAAGGGGTGTAGGGAGGAGGCGAGGCAGGGCCCCTTCCCCTccatattgtttttatttttttattagtttttagtatttatatacttcaaaaattgtaaaagaattattttgctcccataaaatttataatatgatCATTTTTTATCCTAGCCCCCCGATTTAGAATTCCTGGCTTTGCCCCAATGTACTTGGATGATTAGTTTCTAAATATTTGATCGTAACTACTAAATGGAATGTGTGGGAGATAAAAATGTTATATTAAAAATCAATGTCATTACTACGCAGATCAAGGATACATAATATGAAATACAATCAACGGAGTTCATTATTATTAGGAACTGCTTACATGAAAGCTCTATGTGCATATACATACCCCAAATTTGCAAAATCTAGCCTCATATTGCGAActataattaataacataataagCTCTTTACCTTTGCAGCCTCCACCATTGCAACTTGGGGAAATGCTACTTGATCCAACTGCAAAAATTCACATGGAAGCCATTCTACAATTAATAAAATTAGAGGTGCAAATTACTTCTTGTGTTTTGCATGTGAACCCTATGTGAGGTCCATTGAAGTTTCTTTATAACACTAGGGAGAATGAAATCCATTCCATACAAAAGAAGAAACAACAATTGTGTTTCCGCAAGGAAAAAGTGAGTTAGCTTTTTTTAGCCAGAAATAGCATGTTAAGTAGTCACCTCCATTGAATGCCGTGATGCAAAAAACATGTTCTGATCTTGGTCATTTTGTCTATAATCAAAGCTCAATTCACCATCATTGTGGTCCTCAGCATCATCCTCATAGTTCTCGTCATCACTCTCATCATCATCgttttcataattttcatcagGATCACCATTTTCTGCTTCAGAATCTTCTAGTCCATGAAAGTGGTAATCAATATGCTGCTTTTCAGTGATCTTCTGCACATGTGGCTCTACTTCTTCAAGAGATTTAAGAGCCTTCTTAAAAAAGTTCAGCTGATTTCAAGCAAAAGGAAATGGGTCAATAACCAACAGTAataaagattaaaaataaaataaataataaaagaagttCAACAAAGAAGAAAAACAGAAAAGAAACCTGAGCAGCATGGTGTCTAGCTGCTTGCGTAAGAAGGCTTCTTGATTGTCCTTGCTTTAGAGATTTCAATCTGAAAAAAAGTAAAGTTGCTTCCTCCTGATATTCGTCATGTGCTACTTGTAAATGTTGTACGGAGAAATTCTCCCCTTTCCCACTTTTTGATCTTCCTTTTTCTTTGTGTCTCATTGCCATGTACTCGTATACATTTCTGTATATAATGCATCGAATATCATAAGCCATTATCCTTGAAAAATGAACTTTGTGTctcattattttttaaaagttaaataaaaGTTGGACCTTTTCTCATCGCATTGTCGCTTCATCTCCTGTATCAGCAGAGGGGGAGGGGGGGGAGAGTCAATATTACATCATATAAATGCTTAACCGGCTCTATAATATGTAGTGCAGTAATTTGTGTAACTAAAGAAAGTGATTCAACTACAAAAATTTAAGCTTGGTAAACAATATGAACATAATATCTAAGAAAATGGTTATATCTTAATTCTTTTGACAGGAAATACACACACATGCATACATAACAGATTTGAGATATCAAGAGAAGCCCACAAGAAATCATGTATCCGATGTCAGATTCTTATCTGAGCCCTTAAGATGCTTGAATGTACTTCACCAAAAGTGATTAAAATATTATGCTAAAAAAGCCGATAACAATAAATAAAGCAAGTTCCCTAAGGGTAGGCCTTTTGAGAACATTTTGCATATCATCCGAAGGGGTTCATATATTTTAAGAACAACATGAAGTGGGAGGCATTTCTTGGCATTGATTGGCGAATTCTATCACTTGAAAGAAGTAATAAACAAACAAATATGATAAAGGCTTCTTTTCCCCACAGTTGTTCACTCTTTCAGACAATTTCCAGGTTCCAAACTTTCAAAATTGTTCATATTAAGAGCACAAAAGAGGGTTAATAAATCTTAAAAGAATACCTACTCCTAATCACTTTATCTTGAAGTGTTGGTCTCATCACTAGCCACATCTTGGAATGTACATGTCCAGAAAGTAGAAAATTAAAGAACATTTAAAAGAAGAACGATAGAATCACATAATGGAGCACTAAATCAACATTAAGAGATAAAAAGGCAAACTGGAGGTGACAATCCTCACATGATATAATGATGAGAAATAGCTTAGCACGGCAAAAGACCAAACAGAAGTAGACAAAACTGGATGAAATAGTCCCTATGAACTAACCTCAACTGTTTGAAGTTCATTAAGAAGGGACTCTGATGGGCTTGTGATTGTCTGGATTATATGAGATCGCTGAAGGATGCAAAGTAATAATAATTATTAGAACAGTAAGAAATAAGATATAACATTTTGCAAGAGCTTTCAGATTGTTACCCCGCCCCCAGACCTTAAAGAAGAAGAGAGACTCACATAGCTGTCAACAAGTTTCTGCAGTCCAAGCTG
This window of the Gossypium arboreum isolate Shixiya-1 chromosome 12, ASM2569848v2, whole genome shotgun sequence genome carries:
- the LOC108479884 gene encoding uncharacterized protein At2g33490-like isoform X1, with product MKTSLRRLRNIALHRHGGETNDQQDPPPLPQFDEFDQASQDMQDMRDCYDSLLSAAAAAANSAFGLIILISAVSSVDYPCYTCIEFSESLQEMGDCLGKIAVNDDEESGKVLSMLGKVQLGLQKLVDSYRSHIIQTITSPSESLLNELQTVEEMKRQCDEKRNVYEYMAMRHKEKGRSKSGKGENFSVQHLQVAHDEYQEEATLLFFRLKSLKQGQSRSLLTQAARHHAAQLNFFKKALKSLEEVEPHVQKITEKQHIDYHFHGLEDSEAENGDPDENYENDDDESDDENYEDDAEDHNDGELSFDYRQNDQDQNMFFASRHSMELDQVAFPQVAMVEAAKENLEKARRHSFSFRGEIRTSSQSAPLLSENKSDPYEKIQPLSARKFSSYVLPTPVATESSIGLGNLAPQSSKASLNEQSNNSWHSSPLEHKKHEMILGDEKFCGSAIINAQSFLRESNSPASSTRLPPRVNPTAAYSKKIKRQSFSGPLTSKPWPTKTVSVEQPQLFSGSILRNPMPQRSAASPKASPSASPTFISSPKISELHELPRPPASPAAKSSRPLGFVGYSGPLMPTGHGLSATNQSVMSRAASPLPQPPQVVTRSFSIPSSTHRVVSLPVSNPLETAISSGMSQDVASPPLTPISLS
- the LOC108479884 gene encoding uncharacterized protein At2g33490-like isoform X2, with the protein product MKTSLRRLRNIALHRHGGETNDQQDPPPLPQFDEFDQASQDMQDMRDCYDSLLSAAAAAANSAFEFSESLQEMGDCLGKIAVNDDEESGKVLSMLGKVQLGLQKLVDSYRSHIIQTITSPSESLLNELQTVEEMKRQCDEKRNVYEYMAMRHKEKGRSKSGKGENFSVQHLQVAHDEYQEEATLLFFRLKSLKQGQSRSLLTQAARHHAAQLNFFKKALKSLEEVEPHVQKITEKQHIDYHFHGLEDSEAENGDPDENYENDDDESDDENYEDDAEDHNDGELSFDYRQNDQDQNMFFASRHSMELDQVAFPQVAMVEAAKENLEKARRHSFSFRGEIRTSSQSAPLLSENKSDPYEKIQPLSARKFSSYVLPTPVATESSIGLGNLAPQSSKASLNEQSNNSWHSSPLEHKKHEMILGDEKFCGSAIINAQSFLRESNSPASSTRLPPRVNPTAAYSKKIKRQSFSGPLTSKPWPTKTVSVEQPQLFSGSILRNPMPQRSAASPKASPSASPTFISSPKISELHELPRPPASPAAKSSRPLGFVGYSGPLMPTGHGLSATNQSVMSRAASPLPQPPQVVTRSFSIPSSTHRVVSLPVSNPLETAISSGMSQDVASPPLTPISLS